GGCTTTTATACCCATTATCTAATGCTTTTATTACGGAATCGTGATGTCGTAGGAAATGGAGAACTGGCCACCGTTTGCCAAAGCATTCAATTTGTTTTCAAGGAAATTATCTGCATTGGAATCACCTCCATCACGGTTTCCATTTTAGATGTTGATAATAGCAAAGCACAAATAGAAAAAATCCACAATATTGTAGCAAGACGGAGAAAAAATGTCACCAAAACGGTGTAAGCGCAAAGCAGGGATTGGTTCTTGATCTCTGTTGTGAGAGTTCACAAACGTCCGGGGTGCTGTTGCCGGAAGGATGCTTTCTTCAATTTTCTTCCAGAATTCTCTGCAAATAGCGGGCTGTTTATGCTTCTTGAGAATCCATCTAGTGAATACCGACACCCTCCATGATCTTTTCTATCCAATTTGTGGAAGAATCATTTTTCTCACTAAATGACCCCAAATAATGTGACGAACTCTCAACCTCTATTATTACACCATCCGGCATTCTGTATTTTTCTAAACTGAGATTCAAACCTTTAAGTGGGATTGTTCTAGCCAGTTGAGGGATAGAAACTGTATGGAGAATATCAATTTTTGATAAACCTCTATACGTTTCTGTCTTTTCGGCTTCACTTAGCAACCGTTCTGCATACTGATTTGAAATAACCTGTATGCGAAATTGTTCTTTTTCATCCTCGGTCATCTCAAGTGGAACGCCGTGCAATGTGTCCACAATATAGGACGAAATTTTAGCGAAGTGCTCGTCAAAATCAGTGGTATCTTCGTTGGTCATATTTCTGTTCTACCCTCATTATAAGCTTTCCGGTCTGCTTAAAGTTACAGCTTTCAGCGTAAAGCTTCCGTAGTTTTTAATGCTAAACGATAGTTATCGAACTTTTCCACAGCTTTTGCAAAATCGTCGAGAAAAAGTTCTGTATCTTTTTCATTCGTACCACTTTACCCCATTATTAGAATTGAAAATTAGTAGCCCTTTGATATAAATAAGTAAACGATGAATCCACCCCACAAAACAACTTCAGCAATTATCAAACACTTCAAGTGTTGCTGCAATTTTTCGGGGTCAATTTCGCCTTTTTTCAGAAAATCATAAATTGAATTTCGCAATTTATCTATGTCTTCCTGCTTGATTTCCAGTTTCAAATAATAATTTTTCCCGAAAAGGAGCTGGTGCATCCCATAATATATTGAAAGCAATATTAAAAATGAAGTAATACTTACAAGCGCTGGCTGGGTCCAGCTTATTGTCATACCTTCTACCGATGTAAGATTTCTATAAAAAACAATATCACTTAAACCAGCTACAAACAACAGAAAATTCCAAACCAAAAATGTATATAAAGTTTTCTTCATTTTCTATACCTTCTTTCACTACTGCCCACATTGCTGGAAATATCAAACGCCTACTTTATTTTTATGCCCTCATTTTTTACAAATCATCAAACCTTCCCGCCTTGCTTTTTTGTTTAGATAACGAAATTTAAGCCTGATTTATTTCGTTTGTCCACAAAATTTTTCAAAATCGTATAGATGCACATAAACTTCCTGAAAATTTGTAGCACAATCGCAATCTTCTTTTAAATAAACACGCTATAAGGATAAACTTTTTGTTTTACCTCGATTGAAAGCCATCTTTAGCTTTCTGGTTTGAGAACTGTACTTCGGGCCGGATTCTTTGGGTCTACTAGAATTTTTATTGGTGCCCCTTTCGGAATACATGGATTGAACCAAAACCACTGCGACTTTCCATTATAGGTTTCACCTTTAACTTTATACTGATAATGTACCACATATGGATAGATTACATCTTCATCGGCAAGGTGGTAGGTACTCATATGAAATTTTATATGTACTCGTTTTGTTGCTGTAACCTTTCCGATGATTCTTGTTCCATTTTTCAAAAGTTCTGCCTTTTTATAGTCGGAAATAATCGCCAATCCGATAATTATACCTGCTACAATCCATGCTAATATCGCAGCCACCCAAATACCAGACTTACACGCTCCAACCGATATAATTGCCGCCACGAACATTCCGACATATGCCATTGTATGAATAAGATCTTTTGAAAAAAACATTTTATCTCGTGTAATTTTCATAAAACGGCATCCTCCTCAAATCCTACAGTCGGTAATCAGCGGCTCCGTGAAATCAACGTTCCTTAGATACTTAGATTTAATCCTATTTTGTTTCATCCGTCTACAAAATTTCTCAAAATCGTATAGTTGCACATAAATTCCCATAAAGCTCGTAGCACAATCACGATTTTTTCTTTTCATTCAGATAAACCACCACGGCAGTTCCAGCCAAAGGTTATCCATGGCCTGTTCCTCCGTCTTTTTTGCGCGGCCTTTTGTCAGGTGAAAGTATATCGCCGTGCCAATCAGTGGATGCTCCTCGCCATCAGTGAAGCCATAGCGGTACAGCAGGTAGGTCTGCTCCCGCTGGGTCAGCCGTTTCAGACCATCGTACAGTTCCCGGCGCGATTCCTGCTCTTCCATAATACTCTGCGGCTGCATGGTATAAGGGTCGGCTATGGCTTCGATGCGCCGCAGTTGTTCCTCTCCCGGCAGAACATCGTCCAGCGAAACGCGCTGGCAGCAGATACCGTCCTTGTCCTCCGTTACCATCCGCTGCTCAAAAGCGGCAAAGGCATCCCGCACCATGTCCATCATGGCGTTGCGGATGGCAGGAGCCGCGTAGGTCAGGAACTTCATGCCGCGCGCTGCATCGAACTTTGGCACGGCCTTCCACAAGCCCATATTCCCTGCCTGTTTCAAATCGTCCGTGTCAAGGTTCAGGCCGGACTGTGCCAGATTCATGCTGCGGAAAAGGTCATTTGCCACCTTGCCAATAAAGGACTTGTTGTTGTCGATCAGGCTGTCCAGCGCGGTAGCATCGCCTTTCTGCGCCAGCGCACAAAGCCGTTCATTCGTCTGCTTCATGGGCGTTTTCCTGCTCTGCGGCAGACTGCAAGATTCCCAGCAGACCGCTTCGCAGCTGTTCCAGTGCTTCCGGCGTGGCTCCATCCATGCCCAAAACGCTACCCAACATTGCGTCTGTCAGCTGCTCTGCCGTGATCGTTGGGTGCTGCACATCCTGCCCTTTGGTCAATTCGGTGAACATCTTCTCTGCCACTTTCTTACTCATAGCTTCCTGTTCGGCGTAATGGCTCCCGATACCCTTTTTGATCTCCTTGACCGCTGCCATGAAGTACGTCTCAATATCATCAAGGTCGCCTTGGTACACAGGCTTTCTCCGAAGGCTGATGTCCTTTGCAGCCTTGGCTGCTTCCGGGGTCTTGACCTTTGTGCGCAGCAGGGTGCTCAGTGTCGTGAGCATGGCGTTCTGTGCCGCGATACCGGATGCAAAGGTATCATCAAAATACTGCGCTATGCGGTAAGTAAGTTCTGCAAAACGGGCGTTTTCCAGCAGCAGGTTGACCACCTCTGCATTGACGCGCCCTGTGTAGAGGTTCTTTGCGGCTTCTACGGACAAGCCCAGTTCAGCAATATCATAGTTCTTGCGGTCGGGGATGTTGGTTTCTCCCAGCAGAAAATCCGTGGATACGTTGAACAGCCTTGCAATTTTCAGCACCTGCTCATGGGTCAGGGTTCCCTTTGCACCGCTGATAAAGCGGTTGATGGTGCTCTTGGAGCAGCCGAGTTCCTTGGCAAGTTCTGGTTGGCTGATGTTGCGTTCTTTCATCAAGTCCGCAAGACGGATGTTGGATGGTGCGGGCAGATATTCCTGTGCCATGTGGTCGGCCCTCCTTTTTGAGCTTTTTCCTCATTATAATACGCTCTGCCGTTTTGTTCAATATACGGTTTCCTCTCTGCCCTTGCTGTTGCAGCCCTGCAACCAGTAAGGGCATTTTTCTTTTTCCGTTGCAGTTCTGCCGCTTTTTCGCCTTTCCTGCAAAATTTTCCGTATATTCAGGCAGGAAGCAAAAAACACCAGAGTTCCCGCTTTGGGGTCTCTGGTGCAACGCGCAACGCACGACACAAAGGAGGAATGCCCTTGAGCCTGTTTCAGAAAATCAAATCCGCCATCACCGTTCCGCAAGCTGCCAAGGTCTACGGCATGGAGCCCGACCGCCATGGCATGGTGTGCTGTCCGTTCCATTCCGACAGCGACCCCAGCATGAAGCTGAACGACAACTATTATTATTGCTTTGGCTGCGGAGCCAACGGAGATGCCATCGACCTCACCGCCAAATTGTTCGACCTGAACCCCGGCAAGCCGCCGAGAAGCTCGCAAGTGACTTCGGGCTTGACCCGGACAAGCCGCCCGCCAATGCCATCGCTCTGCCGCCGCCCAAGCGCGGCCTGACGGACGAGCAGTGGGCAGACATCGCCTACTGCCTGCGGGTACTGACCGATTATCTTGACCTGCTGCACGACTGGCAGGAGCGCTACAAGCCTGCCACCCCGGAGGAACCGCATGACCCACGGTTTGAAGAAGCCCTCCACACGACCGAGACCGTCGAGCACCTGACAGACTGCGTTGCATTTGGAACACCCCAGCAGAAGGCCGATGCCGCCGCACAGCTGCTGTCCGGGTCGTACCTGCTGATGTTGGAGGAGCGCACCGACCGCCTTGCTCTGGCGAAGTGCGCCTGATAATTTATTCACCTGAAGTGGTGGGTCTCACCGTGAGACCCACCACTTCACTTTTCTAAAGGAGAACCGCCACATGAAGAAAAACATTTCCCGCAACCCCTTATGGCCGGACTGGTACAACGGCAAGAAGATCGATGAAGTCCAGTTTGGCCGTGCCTTTCTGGAACAGTGGCCGCTGAAATGCGTCAACGGAACGCTATACACGCTGGACGGCCCGGTGGAGGACGAAAGCGAGATCAAGCAGCGCATCTTGGAGAACATCGAGGAATATGTCACCTCCGGCCTGTCCAAAAAGGTCACCAACATTCTGGAGACCATCAAGCTGCTGGCCTTTTCCGATCCGTTCCCCATTGAGCAGGACTGCATCCACCTTCAGAACGGCGTGTACCATCTGCCGGACGGCTCTTTTCAGGAGAGCCGCTTGTTCTGCCAGAACCGTCTGCCTGTGAACTACGACCCGAAAGCTGCCACCCCTGACCGTTGGCTGACCTTCCTGCACGAGCTGCTGGACGATGCCGACATCCCCACCTTGCAGGAGTATCTGGGCTACTGCCTGATCCCCAGCACCAAGGGACAGAAGATGATGCTCATTGTTGGCAAGGGCGGCGAGGGCAAGTCCCGCATCGGGCTGGTGCTCAAACGGCTCATGGGAGATGCCGCCAGCAACGGCAGCGTCCAGAAAGTCGAGAACAACCGCTTTGCCCGTGCCGATTTGGAACGCCGCCTGCTGATGATCGACGATGACATGGACATGAATGCCCTGCCTAAAACGAATTATATTAAGACCATCGTGACCGCCGAGGCCAAACTGGACTTGGAGCGCAAGGGCGTCCAGAGTTACCAGCGGGACATTTACGCCCGGTTCCTCTGCTTCGGCAACGGCGCGTTGACCTCACTGTATGACCATTCGGACGGCTTCTTTCGCCGCCAGCTCATCCTGACCACCAAGGACAAGCCTGCCGACCGCACGGACGACCCTTTCCTTGTGGAGAAGATGTGCGCCGAGTTGGAGGGCATCCTGCTCTGGTGTCTGGAAGGTCTGCACCGGCTGGTGCAGAACGATTTCCGCTTCACGGTCAGCGAACGAGCCGCCGCCAACGTGGACACCATCAAACGCAGCAGCAACAATGTCATCGACTTCATGGAGTCCGAGGGCTACTTCCGCTTCAAGGCGGACTACTCCATCAGCTCCAAGGAGTTCTATGACATTTACAAGCAGTGGTGCGAGGACAACGCCTGCCACAGCGTATCGGCGATTCGTTTCAGCGCCGAACTGCGCCAGAATGACCGCCGCTATAACCTTGAAGCCACCAACAACATCTACCTGCCCGGTGGCCGCAGGGTGCGGGGATTCGTGGGCATTGAGCCGCTTGTTCACCCCTGTCCGTAAAAAGTGCATTTTTTCACGGAAGAAGTTCGTACAACCTGTACGGTCTGTACTTGTACGCACCTGTACAGCAAATTGAAGAAAATTAAGACGTGGTATCGTTTATATTTCGTATTTCTGTACGTCGTACAGACCGTACAGGTTATTTGAAGTCCGTACGCAATTTTTTCAGATGCGTACGGAGCAATCAAGTTCGCATTGTGCGAACTTGATTGTAACTCTCCCGCAGGAGACGTTCCCCCTCGGAGAGCCCACTACACTTTGCAGACCATAGGGATGAAAGTGTCATAGTGGGTTATTACACTTCCGCAGAAGTGCATCTCCGTTCCCCGTCACCTCTCGATGAACCTTGAAAGGAGGGATGCCCTTTGGCAAGAAATGATGGCATTGACCGCACCAGTGTTCGAAATCTCGCCGTTTCGGACAAGGCCGTTGGCAACACTCAGCAGCACAACGAGCGCGAAAAGGACAGCTACCGGAACCCCGACATCATCCCCCAGCGCACTGCATGGAACATCCACTTCAAAAAGCCAACCGCCAGCTACACCGACCTGTTCTCCCAACTGGAAACCGCTGGTACGATTTCAACGCGCGGCCTGAAGCCGGATGCCACCCATTATTGCGAGCTTGTCTTTGATGTCAACTCGGCCTATTTTGACAATCACGGTGGCTACGAGTTCGCCAAGCAGTTCTATGAGGATGCCTACAAAGCAGCCGTTCAAATCGTGGGTGGTGAGCAGTATATCCTCTCGGCAGTCATGCACGCTGATGAGATCAACCGTGCCATGACCGAAGCACTAGGCAGGGAGGTCTACCACTACCACCTCCATGTGGTCTATGTACCTGTGGTGGAAAAACAGATCCTCTGGTCGAAACGCTGCAAGGATAAGGCACTGGTCGGCACAGTCAAGGAGACCGTCATGCAGGTCAGCCGGAGCAAGAAGTGGGCATCCAAGCCCCTGCTGGACGATGCCGGAAAGCCCGTGCTGCAAAAGAACGGCAAGCCAGTCCTGAAGAAGTCGCACAGCGTCCTGCAAGACGATTTCTTCAACTATATGCGTACTGCCGGGTACACCGATGTGGAGCGCGGCGAGCGTGGCAGCACCGAAGAACACCTGACTGTCACTCAGTTCAAAGTCCAGCGGGAGCAGGAACGGCTGGACACCCTGACCACCCAAGCCGACCAGCAGGCACAATCGCTTGCCAAAACCAGTCAGGCCCTCTCCCAAAAGGAGAAAGAACTTGCCTCCATTCAGAAAAAGACCACGCTCACGAAAGAAGCCCTCATTCATGCGCGTGATCTGGATTATATCGGCAAGCGCACCTTCCTCGGCAACTACTCGCTGACCGAAGAAGAATTTTCCAAGCTGAAAAAGCAAGCCGACCACGGCTATATGATGGACGTGGAGAACCGCCGCCTGAAAGAAGAACTTTCCACCGCCAAGAAGGAAACCATTCATTGGAGCAACAAGTACCACGACCTGTGGTACGATGTAAAGCCCTATCTGGACGCCATCCACCGTGCGCCTGAACTGGTTCGCAGCTTTCTGGAAAAGATTCTTGCCCCCAAGCAGGAGCGCACCATGAATGTGCAGCAGCGAAACCGCAGGCGTGGGCAGGATATGGAACTTTGATTTTCGGAGGATACCATTTGAATAAAAAGAAGAAGTCAAACAAATCCGGCTACCCGGATGAAGCAATCAAGACCCTTGCACGTTGCTTTTATCCCTCCATGGTTGAGTTTTTCAACAGCGAGGAAGGCCAGCGTGAATATGAGGAATGGCTGAAAGAGCAGGAAGTTCTACAAGCCTTGCCTGTTGCAGCATAAAAACAGCAGGACGCTCCCAGTAAAGGGAACGCCCTGCCTTATATAGATGTATCTCACCGAGGTGTGTCCAGTTGGGCACACCTCTTATTTTTTTGCCCTTAATCTTCTAACCCATGGCTCCCGGCTGCATTTTTCAAATATTCCTCTGGGTCACCGTTCAGAATCAAATCGGCATAGCTCAGCGGGTCATTGTAGATCAGGTAGTCCAATTCCGTCTGCTGTGCCATAGTCACATTCAGTGCATCCTCGACCCCGGTGCAGCCGATGGAAATTTTTCTCCCATCTTGGAGAGTCAACTCCACGCACCCGGTATCCATGTTGAACGAACAGGCTCTTGCATCGTACTTCATAATCATACCCTCCAAATCTTGTGATTGTCTTACGGTTTATGACAAGGTATCGGGGTTTTGCGCCGTCCACGGGAGCCTTCGTTGTTGTACCCGAAGAAAACGAAAAATCCGAACCCTTCTCCAATCGGAAACAGGTTCGGATTTTTCTTGTTTGGTGGGCGCGGGTGGATTCGAACCACCGAAGCTGAAAGCAGCAGATTTACAGTCTGTCCCCATTGGCCACTCGGGAACACGCCCATATTCAGTTTTGCAGTCCATGGGTTGCCTGTATATATTACCACCCGGATGATAGTTTGTCAACATCTTTTGCGGAATTTTTGGATTTTTGTGCCGAAAGCAAAAGTACAAAAGCAAAAGCCGCCCAGAAATCAACGTTCCTGAGCGGCTTTTTGGAGCTGGTGACAGGAGTTGAACCTGCAACCCACTGATTACAAATCAGTTGCGCTGCCATTGCGCCACACCAGCATGGACCAAGCGGTCTTTTGATAGAATACCAAAAAACGCGCGGCTTGTCAATATCTTCTTGGCGCGCAAAAAACAACCCATTCCCCAAACAGTATACTATACCGTTTAACAAATGAGGTGCCATTGCCATCAGTTCATGCTTTCGTCTGCTTTTAGCATTCTTTTCTGTTGTATCACATTTTGATACCCGTAATTTTCAACGCAATACATCGATAATAAAATCGAACCATCCGATTCTATTATCATAAAAACCCCACAGGAACCGCGGACGGCTCCTGTGGGGTTCAAAGCCTGTTGTATTCTTTTTTGAGCAGCGGGCTGCTTCAGCGGGCAAGGGCCTGCTGGATCTTTGCAAAATCCTCCAGTGTGAGGGCTTCCGGGCGGATGCGGGCATCAAAACCGGCGGCTTCAATGGCGGCTGTCACCGCGTCCTTGGACATCCCCAGGCCGCTGGCAATGGCGTTTGCAGCCGTTTTGCGGCGCTGTCCGAAGGCGGCACGCACCAGCGCAAAATAGCCTTCTTCGTCCTCCACCTGCACAGCGGGCTGCGGACGGATCTCCATGCGCACCACAGCGCTGGTCACCTTGGGGGCCGGGTAAAAACTGCCGGGCGCAGCGGTGAACATCATTTTGGAGGTGGCATAGTAGCTCACCGCGCAGCTGATGGCGCTGGATGCACGGGTGCCGGGCGCAGCAGCCAGACGGTCGGCAGCTTCCTTCTGTACCATGACGGTCAGGCTTTCAATGGGCAGGCGGTCGCCCAGCAGCTTCATGACGATGGGACTGGTGATGTAGTAGGGCAGGTTAGCGCACACAGCCACCGGCATACCGGGGAACTCTTCCGCAATAAGAGCCTTCAGGTCAACTTTCAGTACATCCTGTAATACCAGTTTAAAATTGTCCACTCCGGCCATCGTTTCGGCCAGCAGCGGCGGCAGGCGTTCGTCCACTTCAATGGACACCACCTTGGCGGCGCGCTTTGCCAGTTCCCGGGTCAGCACACCGATGCCGGGGCCGATCTCAATGACACCATAGCGCTTATCCACGCCACTGGCATCCACGATCTTGGGCGGCAGGCCCGGGTTGATGATAAAGTTCTGTCCAAAACCCTTGGAGAGTGCAAAATCGTATTTTTCACACAGGGCGCGGATCACCGAGAGGTCGGTCAGTTCGGGCATAGATTCCATCCTTTTTCATAGTACGATTTGAATGCCCTCCGCGTCGCTTTGGGCATATTCAGCGGAAATATTATTATAATATGGCAACCCAGCCAGACCTGCGGGTCTGGCTGGGTTGCATTTTCACGAGAAGGGGTCGGTACGGTAAACGGGAGCGCTGCGGGGCGCTCCAAAACGCCTTTTCACGTGAGGAGTCGATACGGCAGGCAGCATCACCGCGCCCTACGGGCGCGATCAAAAGCCGTTTCAAGAAAGGAACATGCGTACGGCAAACAGCACCGCAATAAACCGGGTTCCTTTTTACAAGAAGAAGCCCATGCAGCATTTCTGCCGGTTTTACCCTTTATTCTGCGCTGGATGCTGCTTCACCGCCGGCTTCTGCTTCGGTGGAGGAAGCCGTTTCCTCAGAGGAAGCGTTCTCCGGCTCAGTGGCAGCGCTGTCGGCTTCTTCGGAAGCAGCAGCCGAAGAAGCTGCTTCGTTGACACCGCCCAGAGTCGTGGTACCGCTCAGCTGCTGTGCTGCGCTGACCGCACGCTGGATCTGCGGGTCATCCTTGGGGGTATAAGCGTAGAAATTCGTGGTCTCTTCGGCACTGAGGGCACGCTCCACATCCACGCTCAGGCCGGTGCCATCAAAGCAGGAGCCGTCGCCGCAGATGAGCTTTGCCACCGTGATGCTCACGGCGCTGCCATCCGAAAGGCGCTGCGGGCTGCTCTGGATGGTTCCCTTGCCCATGGTGGTGGTGCCCACCAGACGTGCGCCGTTCATGGTGCGCAGGCTGGCAGCAAACAGCTCTGCTGCGCTGGCAGTGTTGCCGTTGACCAGACAGACGATGGGCAGCTCCACCTTGCTCTCATCGTCGCTGCTGCCAATGATGGTGCGGTTTCCGTTCTTATCCTCGGCATAGGCCACAGTGCCTTCCGGGGCGATCAGGTCGATGCAGCTGATGGCATCATCCAACACACCGCCGCCGTTATCGCGCAGGTCGAACACAAGGCTCTGGGCACCGCTGGTAGTGAGAGACCGGATGGCATAGTCCAGCTCGCTGGGCGTGCTGCCGTCGAACTGGCGGATCTTGATGTAACCCACGCTGTCCAGCATCTGGTAGTCCACGGTGGTGCTGGTGTAGCCGGAGTGGGTCAGGTCCGTCGTCCGGGAAGCAGCCTTGCTGTCGAGCCATGTAACATTGACGATGGTGCCGGCTTCGCCCTGCAGGCGGGACTGCACGGCATCCACCCCGGAAAGGCTCTTCACATCGGTGCCGTCAATAGCAGTGATGTAATCGCCCACCACGATACCGGCTTCCTGCGCAGGCGAGTCCTCATACACCCTGGTCACTCTGGCATAGCCGGTCTGGTCCATGCCAAGCTCCACGCCAATGCCCATCACCTTGCCGCTCTGCTGGTTCATCAGCTCGGTGTAGGCGTTGGCGGTGTAGTAACGGGCGTACTTGTCGCCGGTACCCAGCAGATAGCCTGCGGTCAGGCGGTCGTACAGCACCGTTTCATCAATGGTGTAGTAGTCGTTGCTGCGCACATAGCGGTCCACCTCGGCCACTTTGTTGTACATGCTCTCCTTTTCCTTCACGCTGCTCACCGTGCTGTCAAATAGACGCATGGCAATGAGCATGGTAATGGAAAAGGTCACGGTCATGGCAAGGATCACAATGGTGACAGCCATGCCCACAGAGATCTTACGGTTCATGCTTGCCCCTCCCTGTTAATACAGCAGCATCATGATCACACTGCTCAGCAGCGAGAGTGCAAACACGCCTGCCAGAACAAGGCAGCCGATACGCAGCCAGCGCTTGTGTTTTTGTTCGTTCATAGAATACCAGACTCCTTATAAACACACTCAGTTGTGCGGGAACGGGATATAACCGCGCGGATTGACCGCATTGGCCTTTTTGCCGCCCTTCCAGACCTCCAGATGCAGA
Above is a genomic segment from Faecalibacterium taiwanense containing:
- a CDS encoding DUF3592 domain-containing protein → MKITRDKMFFSKDLIHTMAYVGMFVAAIISVGACKSGIWVAAILAWIVAGIIIGLAIISDYKKAELLKNGTRIIGKVTATKRVHIKFHMSTYHLADEDVIYPYVVHYQYKVKGETYNGKSQWFWFNPCIPKGAPIKILVDPKNPARSTVLKPES
- a CDS encoding sigma-70 family RNA polymerase sigma factor translates to MKQTNERLCALAQKGDATALDSLIDNNKSFIGKVANDLFRSMNLAQSGLNLDTDDLKQAGNMGLWKAVPKFDAARGMKFLTYAAPAIRNAMMDMVRDAFAAFEQRMVTEDKDGICCQRVSLDDVLPGEEQLRRIEAIADPYTMQPQSIMEEQESRRELYDGLKRLTQREQTYLLYRYGFTDGEEHPLIGTAIYFHLTKGRAKKTEEQAMDNLWLELPWWFI
- a CDS encoding helix-turn-helix transcriptional regulator; the protein is MAQEYLPAPSNIRLADLMKERNISQPELAKELGCSKSTINRFISGAKGTLTHEQVLKIARLFNVSTDFLLGETNIPDRKNYDIAELGLSVEAAKNLYTGRVNAEVVNLLLENARFAELTYRIAQYFDDTFASGIAAQNAMLTTLSTLLRTKVKTPEAAKAAKDISLRRKPVYQGDLDDIETYFMAAVKEIKKGIGSHYAEQEAMSKKVAEKMFTELTKGQDVQHPTITAEQLTDAMLGSVLGMDGATPEALEQLRSGLLGILQSAAEQENAHEADE
- a CDS encoding DNA primase, yielding MLWLRSQRRCHRPHRQIVRPEPRQAAEKLASDFGLDPDKPPANAIALPPPKRGLTDEQWADIAYCLRVLTDYLDLLHDWQERYKPATPEEPHDPRFEEALHTTETVEHLTDCVAFGTPQQKADAAAQLLSGSYLLMLEERTDRLALAKCA
- a CDS encoding phage/plasmid primase, P4 family — its product is MKKNISRNPLWPDWYNGKKIDEVQFGRAFLEQWPLKCVNGTLYTLDGPVEDESEIKQRILENIEEYVTSGLSKKVTNILETIKLLAFSDPFPIEQDCIHLQNGVYHLPDGSFQESRLFCQNRLPVNYDPKAATPDRWLTFLHELLDDADIPTLQEYLGYCLIPSTKGQKMMLIVGKGGEGKSRIGLVLKRLMGDAASNGSVQKVENNRFARADLERRLLMIDDDMDMNALPKTNYIKTIVTAEAKLDLERKGVQSYQRDIYARFLCFGNGALTSLYDHSDGFFRRQLILTTKDKPADRTDDPFLVEKMCAELEGILLWCLEGLHRLVQNDFRFTVSERAAANVDTIKRSSNNVIDFMESEGYFRFKADYSISSKEFYDIYKQWCEDNACHSVSAIRFSAELRQNDRRYNLEATNNIYLPGGRRVRGFVGIEPLVHPCP
- a CDS encoding plasmid recombination protein codes for the protein MARNDGIDRTSVRNLAVSDKAVGNTQQHNEREKDSYRNPDIIPQRTAWNIHFKKPTASYTDLFSQLETAGTISTRGLKPDATHYCELVFDVNSAYFDNHGGYEFAKQFYEDAYKAAVQIVGGEQYILSAVMHADEINRAMTEALGREVYHYHLHVVYVPVVEKQILWSKRCKDKALVGTVKETVMQVSRSKKWASKPLLDDAGKPVLQKNGKPVLKKSHSVLQDDFFNYMRTAGYTDVERGERGSTEEHLTVTQFKVQREQERLDTLTTQADQQAQSLAKTSQALSQKEKELASIQKKTTLTKEALIHARDLDYIGKRTFLGNYSLTEEEFSKLKKQADHGYMMDVENRRLKEELSTAKKETIHWSNKYHDLWYDVKPYLDAIHRAPELVRSFLEKILAPKQERTMNVQQRNRRRGQDMEL
- a CDS encoding DUF6061 family protein; amino-acid sequence: MKYDARACSFNMDTGCVELTLQDGRKISIGCTGVEDALNVTMAQQTELDYLIYNDPLSYADLILNGDPEEYLKNAAGSHGLED
- the rsmA gene encoding 16S rRNA (adenine(1518)-N(6)/adenine(1519)-N(6))-dimethyltransferase RsmA — encoded protein: MPELTDLSVIRALCEKYDFALSKGFGQNFIINPGLPPKIVDASGVDKRYGVIEIGPGIGVLTRELAKRAAKVVSIEVDERLPPLLAETMAGVDNFKLVLQDVLKVDLKALIAEEFPGMPVAVCANLPYYITSPIVMKLLGDRLPIESLTVMVQKEAADRLAAAPGTRASSAISCAVSYYATSKMMFTAAPGSFYPAPKVTSAVVRMEIRPQPAVQVEDEEGYFALVRAAFGQRRKTAANAIASGLGMSKDAVTAAIEAAGFDARIRPEALTLEDFAKIQQALAR
- a CDS encoding S41 family peptidase; this encodes MNRKISVGMAVTIVILAMTVTFSITMLIAMRLFDSTVSSVKEKESMYNKVAEVDRYVRSNDYYTIDETVLYDRLTAGYLLGTGDKYARYYTANAYTELMNQQSGKVMGIGVELGMDQTGYARVTRVYEDSPAQEAGIVVGDYITAIDGTDVKSLSGVDAVQSRLQGEAGTIVNVTWLDSKAASRTTDLTHSGYTSTTVDYQMLDSVGYIKIRQFDGSTPSELDYAIRSLTTSGAQSLVFDLRDNGGGVLDDAISCIDLIAPEGTVAYAEDKNGNRTIIGSSDDESKVELPIVCLVNGNTASAAELFAASLRTMNGARLVGTTTMGKGTIQSSPQRLSDGSAVSITVAKLICGDGSCFDGTGLSVDVERALSAEETTNFYAYTPKDDPQIQRAVSAAQQLSGTTTLGGVNEAASSAAASEEADSAATEPENASSEETASSTEAEAGGEAASSAE